In a genomic window of Bernardetia sp.:
- a CDS encoding YceI family protein produces MATIWNIDPMHSEIQFKVKHLVISTVTGSFGEFSGKLEATKEDLTDAKITFEATIDSISTGNEQRDGHLKSDDFFGAEQHPKLTFESTSFEKKSDDEYTLKGNLTIKGTTKPVSLEVEYGGTATDAYGNTKAGFELKGKINRKDFGLTWNGVTEAGGVVVSDEVRLLMNVQLAKLVEETA; encoded by the coding sequence ATGGCTACTATTTGGAACATCGACCCAATGCACTCTGAAATTCAATTTAAAGTAAAACATTTAGTTATTTCTACTGTAACAGGTTCTTTTGGAGAGTTTTCTGGTAAGTTAGAAGCAACAAAAGAAGACCTCACAGATGCAAAAATTACTTTTGAAGCAACGATTGATAGCATTAGTACTGGAAATGAACAAAGAGATGGACACTTAAAATCAGATGACTTTTTCGGAGCAGAACAGCATCCAAAACTCACTTTTGAATCTACTTCATTTGAAAAAAAATCAGATGATGAATATACATTGAAAGGAAATCTAACTATCAAAGGCACAACAAAACCTGTTAGTTTAGAAGTAGAATATGGAGGAACAGCTACTGACGCTTATGGAAATACAAAGGCAGGATTTGAATTGAAAGGCAAAATAAATCGTAAAGATTTTGGACTAACTTGGAATGGTGTAACAGAGGCAGGTGGAGTAGTAGTAAGTGATGAAGTAAGACTACTTATGAATGTACAGCTTGCTAAATTAGTAGAAGAAACAGCATAA